GGAGAGACAACTGCAGTATTGCTTGTCGGTGGAAACTCTCCTTTGTTCCCCAAGAACCTCGCTTCCATGGGCCGAACCCTTACCATGAACATCGTTACCGATATGAGCTATGCTGCAGGGACACACCTGCAGGCACTCTTTGCTACCGCAATTCTCTTGTTTATCTGTGTCCTGGCACTCAATATCCTGGTAATGAAACTGGGAAAGGATAAAAACAATGGCAGATAAACGAATCAGGACAAACACTATTGCCCTTGCTATCATCAAAACCCTTGCATTCTCCACTTTGTTTATCCTGGTGTTTCTCATCGGATACCTTACCTTCAAGGGGCTTGTTAAGGATGCTATTACCATTAGTCCCTACAAGGAATCGAAGGACCAGGTTGTTTCTGTCTTCAGCGGTGATTCCCATATCAAGCGAATGTCGTGGGAACAAGTGCGGGATATCCTGGATGGGAAAATCTACTCCATGCGAAGTGTGAGTGGATATGATGACGATATTCAGCTTTTTGTAGATCGCTCCTCCTTACCGGTCATTGCAGAGTATTTTGCCCTAAGCGAGGCATCGATAGCAGAAACTGCCAAGGTTGTCGAGTTTGGGGACAAAGGGATAGCCCGTGCGAACGGGAGCCTTTTTATTGCCAAAACCTCCCAAGGCAAGGCTTCCGGTTTAAGCAGGGTTGAACTTTCTGCAACGGTCGTGGCAGTCAATAAAACCGTTACTACACTTGTAAATAACAAGAAAGTCGGTATTGTGGATGCCTTGGATATTGATAGGCTTGAGAACGGGTCTATCATGAACTGGTCCGATCTCAACGGGTCTGATTTGCGTGTGGTACGTTGCACCAGCTTTGAGCAACTTTTCCAGACTGAAGGTGGCTATTTTGTCACTGAGGCCAACCTTGCATATAGCCATAGCGATGTGGAACTGCTGAGTATAAGAAGTACCCACATGGAAAAAAACCTTACCCTCCGGTTCATGGCAAGCTCTGCTATCCAAGGGGGTAAATATGGTGGTATCGGGTCAATTATCGTGAACACCTTTTTTATGATTCTGCTTTCCATCCTCTTTGCAGCCCCTGTGGGCCTCGGGGCAGCCATTTACCTGAGTCTCTATGCGCACAAGGGAAAACTGCTTTTCATCATCCAAAGCGGTATCGATTTGCTTGCATCGGTTCCTTCAATCATATTTGGTCTATTCGGCCTTTTGGTTTTCGTGCAGACGTTTGGATGGAGCTTCAGCCTGATAAGCGGCAGTTTGACAATTGCCCTGATGATTTGTCCAACAATCATCCGAACAAGCCAGGAAGCAATTAAGAGTGTGGATGCAAGTCTCTTTGATGGCTCCATTGCCCTTGGGGCAACGAAGATTGAAACAATCCTAAAAATAAGTATTCCCAATGCAAGGGAAGGGATCATCGGTGGCATCATATTGGCAATCGGAAGGGCAGCGGGTGAGACTGCAGCCCTATTGTATACGATAGGTAGCGGAACAGAGGTTGCCAATGGCTTGTTCAGCCCTGCAAGATCTCTGGCAATGCATATCTATCTTACGGTGAGCGAGGGAAGGGGCCTTGATGGGGCTTTTGCAGCCTCGCTGGTTCTGATGGTTATTGTCTTGATAACCAATCGCATAGCCCGGCTGTTTTCTAGAAAGGAGTTGAGATGAGTTTGTTCGAAGTAGAGCACTTGGACCTGTTTTATGGTCAGACACAAGCACTCAAAGATGTAAATATTAAGATTGAGGAACAGGCGATCACTGCCTTTATCGGGCCTTCTGGTTGTGGGAAATCTACTTTTCTCCGGGTGTTGAACAGAATGAACGACCTTATCGGCAATGTCACCACAACAGGGACAGTCTTGTTTGGCGGCAAGAATCTGATAACAGACTATGAGCCTATGGAACTAAGGCGTCGTGTCGGGATGGTTTTCCAGAAACCCAATCCATTTCCTATGAGTATTTTCGATAACGTAGCGTATGGGCCCCGGTTGTTCAAACGATATACTAAATCCGATATCGCAGACCTGGTTGAGGATAGTCTAAAAAAGAGTGCCTTGTGGGATGACGTGAAAGACCGGTTGGGGAAAAGTGCCATGAGTCTCTCCGGTGGGCAGCAGCAACGTCTCTGTATTGCAAGAACCCTGGCTACCGGTCCTGAGGTCGTCTTAATGGATGAACCGACCAGTGCCTTGGATCCGATTTCCACTGCACGGATCGAAGATTTGATGATAAGCTTGAAAAAGCAATATACTATCGTAGTGGTCACCCATAATATGCAACAGGCGTCCCGGGTCAGTGATGATGTTGCTTTCTTTCTGGTAGATAAAAACAGGTGTGGGTTTTTGGTGGAATATGGTAATACCCAGGAATTGTTCCTGAATCCCAAGGACAAGCGTACAGAAGACTATATCAGTGGAAAATTCGGTTGATAGGGAGGAATGAAATGAAGACAACCCAGTTGGAAGAGAAATTGCAATATTATCATGAGTTGCTTGTCCAGATGCTCAATGAAGTAGAGGGCGCTTTGTTTTTGGCTGTCGATGCGACCAGAAAACGAGATACTACCCTGGCAAGCCAAATCATTGCCCACGACCAGGCCATCAATACATTGCGCGATACCGCCGAGCATGAAGGAATCATGTTACTCGTCACAGAACGGCCCTATGCACATTTTTTGCGTCAGACCATTTCTGACTTGAAGATTGCAGGTGAAATTGAAAGAATGGGTGACTATGCTTCGCATCTAGCCAAGGTCGGCAGTGCTCTTCCCCATAGCAAAGAGGTTGATTTCATCGTTTCCCAGATTTGCGAGATGGCCCTTTGCGGGGCGAAAATGGCCCGCAGTGTCGCCGATGCCTTGGATAGCCAGACTTCTGACCTTGCCCGTATGGTGGCTAAGATGGATGATACGATCGATTCCAAACGCGATATGATCAACAATTTGCTTTTCGATTACCAGAGCACCACCGATGAAGAGCGGGTGGCCCTGTACCAGTGTTTCTATCTTACCAAAGAAATGGAAAGGCTTGGGGACCATGCGACCAATATCTGCGAATGGATGGTGTTCACTATTGAGAGTGTCAGGCCTAAGCTGAACTAGGGTACAACCTTTGTAGGTTTTGTGGTAAGGTACCAGTGTTTGCCACCATAAACCGAGGAGGGGGTGTCGTGAATCTTATGCTACAGGCGAAGAGCCCTGAGGCCCTGTATGATACGCCATTGTTGCACCAGAGTTCTTTCTGGTCCCAAGTAAAACAGAACCAAGGATTCGCTGCACGGGCCTTTGATATAAAAGTCCGTACAAGCGATGTGCTTCAATTGAGTGGATCTTCCTATTTGCTTGATGATGTGCTGGTCTTGCTTGCTCCCATCGGAAGGTCTTATTCCATGGGATATGTTCCCTATGGACCGGTACTCAACCCCATCGATTCTTTGATGGGGCCCTTCTTGGAAGAACTCTCAGAGCAATTACGGGAAAAACTTCCCAAGGATTGTGCCTTGCTCCGGTTTGATCTTCCCTGGCAACGGCCGTGGCAAGCCGATAACTTGGATACTTCCCTGCAAGAGCTCAGGCTCAATTGGGGTACTGAAAGAAAGGTCCTGCGCAAGGCTTGTTCGGATCAACTTCCTCCTGACACCCTGCTTTTGGATCTGTGCGGCAGTGAAGAATCCATTCTTTCGCGGATGCATAGAAAGACGCGGTATAATATCCACCTTGCCCAGCGTAAAGGTGTGGTGGTGCGGGAAGGGACCTTTGAAGACCTTCCGATATTCTACGAACTCTATAAAGAGACTTGTCTGAGGAATGGCTTGAACCTCCATGACCTTTCCTTTTTTTCCTCATTCTTCGGGCCAAAGGACATCCATGCGGGGTTTTGCCTGCTATTGGCAGAATGGGAAGGTGTTCCGCTTTCTGCAATGTTCCTTACCCGGTCTTCGAACCGGGCAACCTATCTGTATGGGGCTTCTTCTTCAAGGATGAGGAACAGCATGAGTACCTATGCATTGCAGTGGAATGCCATTGTCCTGGCAAAAAAATGGGGATGTACCCAATATGACCTGTTTGGTTTAGCCCCCTCTGACGAGCCTTCCCATCCCATGCATGGGCTGAATGCCTTCAAAATGGGTTTTGGCGGTAAACCGTTTCATAGGATGGGTTGCTGGGACTACGCTTTCGACGAACAGATAAGCAACGAATTGTTTGCCTATGAGATGGTCGAGAAAGGATATCACCTGACTTGAAAAAGTATCTTTGCATCCCCGCCGCAGATCATACCGAGCGAACCTGCCTTGCTACTATCCAGATTGTAGTGGATTATCTCAGCCCT
The sequence above is a segment of the Sphaerochaeta pleomorpha str. Grapes genome. Coding sequences within it:
- the pstB gene encoding phosphate ABC transporter ATP-binding protein PstB, producing MSLFEVEHLDLFYGQTQALKDVNIKIEEQAITAFIGPSGCGKSTFLRVLNRMNDLIGNVTTTGTVLFGGKNLITDYEPMELRRRVGMVFQKPNPFPMSIFDNVAYGPRLFKRYTKSDIADLVEDSLKKSALWDDVKDRLGKSAMSLSGGQQQRLCIARTLATGPEVVLMDEPTSALDPISTARIEDLMISLKKQYTIVVVTHNMQQASRVSDDVAFFLVDKNRCGFLVEYGNTQELFLNPKDKRTEDYISGKFG
- a CDS encoding lipid II:glycine glycyltransferase FemX; translation: MLQAKSPEALYDTPLLHQSSFWSQVKQNQGFAARAFDIKVRTSDVLQLSGSSYLLDDVLVLLAPIGRSYSMGYVPYGPVLNPIDSLMGPFLEELSEQLREKLPKDCALLRFDLPWQRPWQADNLDTSLQELRLNWGTERKVLRKACSDQLPPDTLLLDLCGSEESILSRMHRKTRYNIHLAQRKGVVVREGTFEDLPIFYELYKETCLRNGLNLHDLSFFSSFFGPKDIHAGFCLLLAEWEGVPLSAMFLTRSSNRATYLYGASSSRMRNSMSTYALQWNAIVLAKKWGCTQYDLFGLAPSDEPSHPMHGLNAFKMGFGGKPFHRMGCWDYAFDEQISNELFAYEMVEKGYHLT
- the phoU gene encoding phosphate signaling complex protein PhoU; its protein translation is MKTTQLEEKLQYYHELLVQMLNEVEGALFLAVDATRKRDTTLASQIIAHDQAINTLRDTAEHEGIMLLVTERPYAHFLRQTISDLKIAGEIERMGDYASHLAKVGSALPHSKEVDFIVSQICEMALCGAKMARSVADALDSQTSDLARMVAKMDDTIDSKRDMINNLLFDYQSTTDEERVALYQCFYLTKEMERLGDHATNICEWMVFTIESVRPKLN
- the pstA gene encoding phosphate ABC transporter permease PstA, whose translation is MADKRIRTNTIALAIIKTLAFSTLFILVFLIGYLTFKGLVKDAITISPYKESKDQVVSVFSGDSHIKRMSWEQVRDILDGKIYSMRSVSGYDDDIQLFVDRSSLPVIAEYFALSEASIAETAKVVEFGDKGIARANGSLFIAKTSQGKASGLSRVELSATVVAVNKTVTTLVNNKKVGIVDALDIDRLENGSIMNWSDLNGSDLRVVRCTSFEQLFQTEGGYFVTEANLAYSHSDVELLSIRSTHMEKNLTLRFMASSAIQGGKYGGIGSIIVNTFFMILLSILFAAPVGLGAAIYLSLYAHKGKLLFIIQSGIDLLASVPSIIFGLFGLLVFVQTFGWSFSLISGSLTIALMICPTIIRTSQEAIKSVDASLFDGSIALGATKIETILKISIPNAREGIIGGIILAIGRAAGETAALLYTIGSGTEVANGLFSPARSLAMHIYLTVSEGRGLDGAFAASLVLMVIVLITNRIARLFSRKELR